The Myroides phaeus DNA segment CTTTTGCATTCGGAATTGGGTCTCCGTGTGGATCTTCTGTTGGATAACCCAAGTAAGCATCCAGTTTATTAATTAGCTTTTCTGACTTGATGTGTTCTAACTCTTCAGCTACATCGTGTACTTCATCCCAGCTAAAAGCTAATTTTTCAACTAAAAACACTTCCCATAAACGATGCTTTCTCACAATCATTTTTGCAGCCATTAACCCCTCAGGTGTAAGCGTTACTCCTTGATACTTTTGATACTTAATCAGTTTTTTCTCATTAAGTTTTTTAATCATATCAGTTACAGACGAGGCTTTAGTCTCAATTCTTGCAGCAATTGCATTCGTTGAAATACCCTGATTCTGTCCTAAAGACAGGTGAAATATGGTTTTTAGATAGTTCTCTTCTGAATAGGTAAGCATTGAATTATTTTTTTAATAAATACAAAGTTACATTTTTTTTAATTACAAATATATTTTTAGCTTTGTCTAAATTTTAATAATAGGTTTATATAAATATATTTTTATGCGTATAATAAATAGTTTTTTGTTAGCCCTTGTTTGTGTATTACCCACTCAAGCACAAACAATAAAAGGGAAAGTATCTTCGGGAGGAAGGCCTCTGTCTTTTGCTACCGTCGTATTAGAAGGAACAAATAAGGGTGAAAACTCTGGAGAAAAGGGAGAATATATTTTTGAAAAGCTTAAAGAGGGTACTTACACAGTAAAAGCTGAGTTTGTTGGATTTAAGAAATCAACAAAAAAAGTTTCTGTTAAAGAAGGCGAAGTAGTCACTGTCAATTTCTCTTTAGAAGAAGATTCAAACTTAGATGAAATTGTGATTTCTGGAACATTAAAGCCAGTTTTAAAATCTGAAGCAGTCGTTCCAGTTGAAATTTATACACCAGCTTTTTTTGAAAAGAATCCAACATCAAGCTTATTTGATGCGGTACAAATGATTAATGGGGTTCAACCACAACTAAATTGTAATGTTTGTAACACAGGAGATATTCATATTAATGGTATGGAAGGAGCCTATACGATGATTTTAATTGACGGAATGCCAATTGTATCATCCCTTTCAACAGTTTACGGGTTATTTGGTATTCCTACTAATTTAATTGAAAGAGTAGAGGTGGTAAAAGGGCCAGCATCTTCTTTGTATGGTACAGAAGCAATGGGTGGTATTATAAATGTTATCACAAAGGATCCAGAGCACGCTGCAAAATTAAGTGTTAATGCATTTACATCTACTTGGTTAGAAAACAATTTAGACTTAGGTGCAAGTTATAAAGTAGGAAAAAAGGTAAATGGGTTATTTGGTGGAAATTATTTCAAATACGGAGAGCGAAAAGATAAAAATAATGATGGATTTACGGATGTTACCTTACAAGATCGTGTATCGTTGTTTAATAAGTTTTCTTTAAAAAGGCCAGATGACAAAGTTGCAAGTTTAGCGTTGCGTTATGTATATGAAGACCGTTGGGGAGGAGAAACTAATTGGCAACGTAAAAAGCATAGAGGAGGAGAAGAGGTTTATGCTGAAAGTATTTTCACTAATCGTTTTGAGGCAATCGGAATGTATCAATTGCCAACAACTGAGAATATTTATACTCAATTCTCGTATATCTATCATCAACAAAACTCTATGTATGGTCCAGAATCTTATGATGCAAAACAACAAGTAGCTTTTGCGCAAGCTTATTGGGATAAGAATATCGGAAACCATAGTTTGTTATTAGGAGCATCTTTTAAATACACTTATTACGATGACAATACTCGTGCTACGGGAATTTATGACGAAAATGGTTTAGTGAAAAATGAACCAGATAACAGACCAATTCCAGGAGTATTTATTCAAGACGAATGGACTTTAAATAAACAAAATAAGTTGTTATTAGGATATCGTTTTGATTATGACAAAGATCACTATGGGATTCATTCACCACGTATTGGATATAAGTTTACACCAAATTCAAACCACACATTACGTGCAAGTTTTGGAACAGGTTTCCGCGTTGTAAATGTGTTTACAGAAGATCATAGAGCCTTAACAGGGGCAAGAGAAGTTGTGTTTGCAGAAAAGTTAGACCCAGAAAAATCATACAATGCCAATTTAAACTATACAGTTAAATTGCCAACTGATTTTGGGGTATTTAATTTTGATATCAATGGTTTCTATACCTATTTTACAAATAAAATTGATGCAGATACGGATACAGATCAAACTAAAATTATCTATGGAAACTTAGATGGACATGCGATATCACAAGGGGTATCGTTAAATGTTGATGTAACATTTGACTTTCCATTGAAGTTGATGGCGGGTGCTACTTATATGGATGTGTTTAGAAAAGAAGATGGAGAACACAACCAACTTTACCACGCACCTAAATGGTCAGGAAATATTATTGCAAGTTATAATTTTGGAAGTGGATTTAGTGCAGATTTAACTGGAGATTGGAAAGGTCCGATGCGTTTGCCAAGAGTAGAAGATGATTATAGACCAGAATATTCTCCTTGGACTATGTTAGCTAATATACAAGTAACTAAGAAATTTACTAATGGACTTGAGATTTATGGAGGAGTGAAAAACTTATTTAATACCCTTCCTAAAGAAGATACTATTGCTCGTTGGTGGGATCCATTTGGAGAACCTGGAAATGGTGTAACACCTCCTCCTGGTCGCACAGATGTTATTTTTGAACCAAATGATTATAGTTACACACCATTACAAGGTATTCGTGGATTTATTGGTGTACGTTACAATATTTTTTAAAAAGTTGAAACGTCAGTTAACAATATAAAATATAAAATGAGAAATTTCTTTTTTTCTATGTTAGGTTTTTTTCTTGGGTTTGTCTGTATAGCACAACCCAAGGAAATTACTTTTTCTGATTTAGAAACACTGATGGAAGAAAATCCAAAACCTGTTGTTGTGTTTTTACATACAGATTGGTGTAGTTACTGTGCTTTAATGGAAAAGAAAACATTTAAAGACAGTGAAGTTGTTAAAGAATTAAATAAGGATTTCTATTATATATCTTTTAATGCTGAAACAAAAGAAGATATAAAGTTCAAAGATCACCTATTTAAGTTTAAAAAGAGAGGATTAAAATCGGGTGAACACGAACTAGCTTTAGCCTTGGGAAAACAAAATAGCTTTCCCGGATTGGTTATCCTCAATTCAAATTTAGAGATTATATATCAATATTTTTCATACTTAAAACCAAAGCAGTTGTTAAGTATTCTGAATTTAGCGAACTAATTTTTCTGTTACTATACTCCGAAAAGCCTTGTAATCATAAATTTTACAGGGCTTTTTTTTGTTTTTTTGGTGTATAACTAAAAAAATAGTTTGAAAACTAAATTATTAGTTATATGTTTGAATTATAAAATTACAAGTATGGAAAAGCTAACAAATAAAGAAGAAGAGATAATGAGAATCCTTTGGAAGATTGAAAAAGGATTTGTGAATGATATTTTAGAACATGTACCAGAACCTAAACCACATTATAATACAATGTCAACATTTATTAGAATATTAGTTG contains these protein-coding regions:
- a CDS encoding metal-dependent transcriptional regulator, with amino-acid sequence MLTYSEENYLKTIFHLSLGQNQGISTNAIAARIETKASSVTDMIKKLNEKKLIKYQKYQGVTLTPEGLMAAKMIVRKHRLWEVFLVEKLAFSWDEVHDVAEELEHIKSEKLINKLDAYLGYPTEDPHGDPIPNAKGEIKQIEKQLLSDVKPNIKVVCVGVKDSSSEFLQYLDKQKISLGSEIEIIEIEPFDQSYVIKINNHDITITKKIASNLYVTSK
- a CDS encoding TonB-dependent receptor, with amino-acid sequence MRIINSFLLALVCVLPTQAQTIKGKVSSGGRPLSFATVVLEGTNKGENSGEKGEYIFEKLKEGTYTVKAEFVGFKKSTKKVSVKEGEVVTVNFSLEEDSNLDEIVISGTLKPVLKSEAVVPVEIYTPAFFEKNPTSSLFDAVQMINGVQPQLNCNVCNTGDIHINGMEGAYTMILIDGMPIVSSLSTVYGLFGIPTNLIERVEVVKGPASSLYGTEAMGGIINVITKDPEHAAKLSVNAFTSTWLENNLDLGASYKVGKKVNGLFGGNYFKYGERKDKNNDGFTDVTLQDRVSLFNKFSLKRPDDKVASLALRYVYEDRWGGETNWQRKKHRGGEEVYAESIFTNRFEAIGMYQLPTTENIYTQFSYIYHQQNSMYGPESYDAKQQVAFAQAYWDKNIGNHSLLLGASFKYTYYDDNTRATGIYDENGLVKNEPDNRPIPGVFIQDEWTLNKQNKLLLGYRFDYDKDHYGIHSPRIGYKFTPNSNHTLRASFGTGFRVVNVFTEDHRALTGAREVVFAEKLDPEKSYNANLNYTVKLPTDFGVFNFDINGFYTYFTNKIDADTDTDQTKIIYGNLDGHAISQGVSLNVDVTFDFPLKLMAGATYMDVFRKEDGEHNQLYHAPKWSGNIIASYNFGSGFSADLTGDWKGPMRLPRVEDDYRPEYSPWTMLANIQVTKKFTNGLEIYGGVKNLFNTLPKEDTIARWWDPFGEPGNGVTPPPGRTDVIFEPNDYSYTPLQGIRGFIGVRYNIF
- a CDS encoding thioredoxin family protein; the protein is MRNFFFSMLGFFLGFVCIAQPKEITFSDLETLMEENPKPVVVFLHTDWCSYCALMEKKTFKDSEVVKELNKDFYYISFNAETKEDIKFKDHLFKFKKRGLKSGEHELALALGKQNSFPGLVILNSNLEIIYQYFSYLKPKQLLSILNLAN